Proteins from a single region of Ziziphus jujuba cultivar Dongzao chromosome 1, ASM3175591v1:
- the LOC107425966 gene encoding uncharacterized protein LOC107425966: MMAQLCAVLWILARCWNNSVISYLYLPLLLAGFIKYGENVRVLFTSLSESSSIRQSDLVQVANIGMNFQNVPKNIPDLEIILKAYYRFVCLKPHIDNWIYRPYYHSFLEFQAPFNQTIHEFLSIDKYPSQDIFKITDLERSFMYDTLYTKAPIIYTRMGFVLRLISSLSLISTSIVFAFMFKDAFVYYLNAGFIFVVFGVILTLEAYQIYKLSISDWAIIEMIKHSDKRIVKWFLPKLAPQSSKRKKWSNTLGQFNLISYGLVYKSLYSSRILKFHDLDMEIRNVFFTSKIDGIPIELKELIIKGIEDLEKENNESKPIGNDDEWDLETENNESKSISIDDEWDLEQENNESKPIRSSKFDFVKWLEDRDFEKRIIIWHLATEIMYYQDTRRNERNVDIKMTRWLSNYLMYILATQSQILGTSTSKLVLRHACKRLAALIKDKTADEKEACSELLNGNYVKEVPEKKSKQTMVTKDWDVLGDAKKLSKDLLENRRNMDDLWTFIRSMWVKMLCLAAINCPTDCHSEQLRRGGEIVTHVWLILLHKKQIDKLDISKKDKAPTFSSSNK, encoded by the coding sequence ATGATGGCCCAGTTATGTGCTGTGCTTTGGATCCTTGCTAGGTGCTGGAATAATTCTGTTATTTCATATCTGTATTTACCACTGTTATTGGCCGGATTCATCAAGTATGGAGAGAATGTGCGGGTTCTGTTCACTTCACTAAGTGAGAGCTCAAGCATTAGGCAATCCGATCTTGTTCAGGTAGCTAATATTGGAATGAATTTCCAAAACGTTCCTAAAAATATTCCAGATCTTGAAATCATCTTAAAGGCCTACTACCGCTTTGTTTGCTTAAAGCCTCACATTGATAACTGGATTTACAGGCCCTATTACCATTCTTTTCTTGAATTCCAAGCACCTTTTAACCAAACTATTCATGAATTCCTATCTATTGATAAATATCCATCTCAGgacatcttcaaaatcacaGATTTAGAACGGAGTTTCATGTATGATACACTCTACACAAAAGCTCCAATCATCTATACCCGGATGGGTTTTGTTCTTCGTCTCATCAGCTCTCTAAGTTTGATTTCCACATCAATTGTATTCGCTTTCATGTTCAAAGATGCCTTCGTTTATTACCTAAATGCAGGCTTCATTTTTGTGGTTTTTGGGGTGATTCTCACTCTGGAGGCTTATCAAATCTACAAACTGTCAATCTCTGACTGGGCAATAATAGAGATGATAAAGCACAGCGACAAGCGGATTGTGAAGTGGTTTCTGCCAAAACTAGCTCCACAATCAAGTAAACGGAAAAAGTGGTCCAACACATTGGGACAGTTCAACTTGATAAGCTATGGCCTGGTCTACAAAAGTCTCTATTCCAGTAGAATCCTCAAGTTTCATGACTTGGACATGGAGATCAGAAATGTTTTCTTCACATCCAAAATTGATGGAATTCCTATAGAGTTGAAAGAACTGATTATCAAAGGAATTGAAGACTTGGAAAAGGAGAATAATGAATCAAAGCCCATCGGCAATGATGATGAGTGGGACTTGGAAACGGAGAATAATGAATCAAAGTCCATCAGCATTGATGATGAATGGGACTTGGAACAGGAGAATAATGAATCAAAGCCCATCAGATCCAGCAAATTTGACTTCGTAAAATGGTTGGAGGACAGAGATTTCGAAAAGAGGATCATAATTTGGCACTTAGCAACTGAGATTATGTATTATCAAGACACTCGAAGGAATGAAAGAAACGTGGATATAAAGATGACAAGATGGTTGTCAAACTACTTGATGTATATTCTTGCAACACAATCTCAAATCCTCGGCACCAGCACCTCAAAGTTAGTATTACGACATGCATGCAAAAGACTCGCCGCATTAATAAAAGACAAAACAGCTGATGAGAAAGAAGCATGCAGTGAGTTGCTCAACGGAAACTATGTGAAAGAAGTGCCggaaaagaaaagtaaacaGACTATGGTGACCAAGGACTGGGACGTACTTGGGGATGCAAAAAAGCTGAGTAAGGATCTGTTGGAAAACAGAAGGAACATGGATGATTTATGGACGTTCATACGCAGTATGTGGGTAAAGATGCTCTGCCTTGCGGCCATTAATTGTCCCACAGACTGTCACTCTGAGCAGCTCCGGCGAGGCGGGGAAATTGTCACTCATGTCTGGCTCATCTTACTTCACAAGAAACAGATAGACAAATTAGACATCAGTAAAAAGGATAAAGCTCCGACTTTTTCATCAAGCAACAAGTAA